The sequence CCTTCTGCCTTATTGAAATGGATTTTCCGACATCAGTGCCTTTGAACTCCCAGTCACCCGGGTATTTTTTCAGTTCACTTATAAGCCTTTTCTGATCTATCAGCGATCCGAATGGAACGCTTGTCTGTATGAATTTCTTTTTAAGAAGGCTGAAGAATTGCTGAATCATAAAGAAACAGTAACTCTCAGGGTGCATAATACGCTGCTGAGGGTTTTCACCAGGGAGCCCCACATATTCATCAAGGTTGAAGCTTCTGATCCGGCCAGTGTCAAACTCACCCATGTTTGCAGCCTCTGCAAGATATTTATACATGCCTGTAGGTGAGTTGCCTGTTGCAAGCCCCAGCACGACCCCCTTTTTCACCTTTAATTTTTTAAGGAGTTCCTTTTTTATTGTATCAGCCGCTATCCTGCTCATATGTTCAAAATCATTTGTTATTATAACCTTAACAGGCATATTATCTCTCCGATCTCTTTTAAATTGCTATATCTGTCTAGCCCAGAATCCTTTTGACAACATCTGCGATCTCTTTACAAAATCTGGTTGTAACATCTTCAGACGGCCCCTCGACCATAACCCTGCACATATTCTGGGTTCCTGAATAGCGGACAAGCACCCTGCCTTCATCCCCCAGCTCCTTTTCCACCTGCTCTATTATCTCCATGATTTCAGGCTCTGTATTTATATCAGGTTTTCTTTTTACATCGACATTTATAAGCTTTTGAGGAAAGATATCCATCATCTTGGCCAGTTCTGAAAGGGGTTTGCCTGACCTGACCATAGCGGCGATCAGTTGCAGGGCGGTGATTATACCATCGCCAGTTGTGTGCTGATCAAGAAAGATCATGTGCCCGGATTCTTCACCACCTATAACCCCGCCAAGCTTTATCATGTCTTCAAGTACATAACGGTCTCCCACCTTGGAGGCATGGTGCCCGAAACCATATTTTTTGCAGGCCATTCGGAGCCCCAGGTTGCTCATAATGGTGCTTACAAGAAGGTCATTTTTAAGACGGCCCTGCTCCTTGAGGGTATTTGCACATATAAGCAGGATCTGGTCTCCGGTTATTTCATTACCCTTTTCATCTACAGCTATCAGCCTGTCACCATCGCCGTCAAAGGCAAGACCTATTGCGGCCCCCTTTTCCAAAACCTTTTTTCTTAAGTCAGCGGTGTGCTGAGAGCCACAATTATCATTAATGTTAACACCATTGGGGGAATTGTGAATCACATCTACATCTGCTCCCAGTTCCCAGAAGGCAGAAGGGGCGACTTTATAGGTGGCGCCGTTGGCTGTGTCCAGGACTATCTTCATCCCCTCAATGGAGAGATCCCTTGGGAATGTATTCTTGAGGAATACAATATAACGGCCATTTACATCGCTCAGGCGAAAGGCCTTGCCCATCTCTTTTACAGGAGGCACAAGTTCATGCAGGGTATTACTCAGCATCAGGTCTTCAATGGCCTCTTCCTGTTCATCAGAAAGCTTGAATCCGTTACCTGAAAAAATCTTTATGCCGTTATCCTGGTAAGGGTTGTGAGATGCTGAAATAACAATGCCTGCATCGGCCCTCATGCTCTGGGCAGCAAAGGCGATTCCCGGTGTTGGCAGAACCCCTAGCAGGTAAGGGTCACCCCCCATTGAGGTTATGCCTGACTCAAGAGAACTCTCCAGCATGTAGCCGGATATGCGGGTGTCTTTACCTATTACAACCTTTGGACGCGCCCGCTCTTTTTTAAGTATATATACAACCGCCTGGCCAATGGCAAATGCGATCTGTGCATTCATCGGATACCTGTTTGCTTCCCCCCTGACTCCGTCAGTACCAAATAATTTTCCCATAAAGGATCCTCCTTAAGAGTTTATAAAAAAAGGACAAAATATAATTACATAATCTTAAATACCTTTGGATATTCCACAGGTATAATTTTATACAGTTACAGCAGATAGATGATTATCCGGCAAAGAGTCCAAAGGATGGTATAATCTCCCCTGTCTTTTTACATAAGGCATCAATGATCACCTGAAGCCATATGGTGCCCTTATTAGACGCCTGAGCAGGAAGCCCCTGTATGACTGATATATAATCTGACCCCTTTCCGTCTAATGATTTTTCAAAGGCCGACAGGAATGCCTCTCCAGAGCTGTTGACCACGCTGTTCTTCCTTTCACCGGAAAAAAGCCCGGCTATTTCTGCAAATTTTGAATAAAACTCATTTCTACCTTTTGTCAGGCTGTTATCTTCATCTCCCTGCGTCTTGACCTTTCCGGCAAGCACCTCCAGCCGTTTGATGCGTTCCTTTTTTGCCATTGCCAGTTTCTCAACTGCCCCATCAAAGACAAGTCTGCCCAATTCCTGTGAATCAAAAAACGGGCGT is a genomic window of Desulfatiglans sp. containing:
- a CDS encoding phosphoglucosamine mutase, producing MGKLFGTDGVRGEANRYPMNAQIAFAIGQAVVYILKKERARPKVVIGKDTRISGYMLESSLESGITSMGGDPYLLGVLPTPGIAFAAQSMRADAGIVISASHNPYQDNGIKIFSGNGFKLSDEQEEAIEDLMLSNTLHELVPPVKEMGKAFRLSDVNGRYIVFLKNTFPRDLSIEGMKIVLDTANGATYKVAPSAFWELGADVDVIHNSPNGVNINDNCGSQHTADLRKKVLEKGAAIGLAFDGDGDRLIAVDEKGNEITGDQILLICANTLKEQGRLKNDLLVSTIMSNLGLRMACKKYGFGHHASKVGDRYVLEDMIKLGGVIGGEESGHMIFLDQHTTGDGIITALQLIAAMVRSGKPLSELAKMMDIFPQKLINVDVKRKPDINTEPEIMEIIEQVEKELGDEGRVLVRYSGTQNMCRVMVEGPSEDVTTRFCKEIADVVKRILG